The following coding sequences lie in one Synechococcus sp. PCC 7336 genomic window:
- a CDS encoding GSCFA domain-containing protein yields the protein MSEQVIAKTNSTVVRSGHSKCDRWVKGNGSARERIETGVVIPEWAPSFQLAPDAKIFAMGSCFARNVEKALLQRQARVTSAEPESDILELRTNLLTGLLNKYNPISIHQELTWASSHTPFPEHGFIEYDGKYIDPSLRDRGRKGTLEFARARQAQLQQYFARSFEADLVIITLGLTETWFDRTTRIALAEAPSPRLFEQYPGRFACKILSYPECATVLSSIYSILQKYGNPNLKVVVTVSPVPLQRTFSGQDVIVANMMSKSTLRSAAGALAVASSGVDYFPSYEAAMVSNPSLVWMLDRRNVSDFIVDRIIGEFTRRYGL from the coding sequence ATGTCAGAACAAGTGATAGCCAAAACAAATTCCACTGTTGTGCGATCGGGGCATTCTAAATGCGATCGCTGGGTGAAGGGCAATGGGTCCGCGCGGGAGCGCATTGAGACTGGGGTTGTCATTCCCGAGTGGGCACCCTCATTCCAGCTTGCCCCCGATGCCAAGATTTTTGCGATGGGCTCCTGTTTTGCCCGCAATGTTGAAAAAGCCCTGCTTCAGCGGCAGGCTCGGGTCACCAGTGCAGAGCCGGAAAGCGACATTTTAGAACTGCGCACGAATTTGCTCACCGGCCTACTGAATAAATACAACCCCATCTCCATCCATCAGGAATTGACATGGGCGAGCAGTCACACCCCGTTTCCTGAGCATGGGTTTATCGAATATGACGGTAAGTATATCGACCCCAGCCTACGCGATCGGGGGCGAAAGGGAACGCTAGAATTTGCGCGAGCGCGGCAGGCACAACTGCAACAATACTTTGCTCGATCTTTTGAAGCAGATCTCGTCATCATTACCTTGGGGTTGACGGAAACCTGGTTCGATCGCACGACGCGCATAGCCCTAGCCGAAGCACCTTCGCCGCGTTTGTTCGAGCAATACCCCGGTCGCTTTGCCTGCAAGATCCTGTCCTATCCCGAATGCGCTACTGTCCTCAGTTCCATCTATTCGATTTTGCAAAAATACGGCAATCCCAATTTAAAGGTTGTCGTTACGGTATCTCCCGTCCCCCTGCAGCGCACCTTCAGTGGTCAAGACGTTATCGTTGCCAATATGATGTCGAAATCGACCTTGCGATCGGCGGCTGGCGCATTGGCAGTAGCGTCGAGCGGGGTAGATTATTTTCCCAGCTACGAAGCTGCGATGGTCTCTAACCCCAGCTTGGTTTGGATGCTCGATCGCCGCAACGTCAGCGATTTTATCGTCGATCGCATCATTGGCGAATTTACCCGTCGCTACGGACTCTAA
- the recG gene encoding ATP-dependent DNA helicase RecG: MADLSKDFQRIHKALAVEADSGFGDLQGRQSRFSEFLNDWLADEPPPELQLDAEDRRKWQDLGQKYRSYADLQLGDRRHLVAETRRWLYQVKKQQEPPPPAKPKLPYFGKTDLSLEQSLQYLKGIGPRSADKLNLLGLQTVEDALYYFPRDHINYAAQATIQQANPGETITIVGTVRSCTCFTSPKNKSLSIFNLKVADSSGLMLLNRFFAGKQFANRGWQEKMMRQYPRGAIVAASGLVKKGKYGLTLDNPEIEVLADESTDIKSLKIGKILPVYPLTEGIGADLVRRAVHASIPAVALLRDPLPLKLRQSLDLLELQQAIANIHFPTSSDVLIQARRRLVFDEFFYLQLGLLLRRERNRAQELATPRYTPQEGELIDRFYNLLPFDLTGAQQRVVTEILADLRAPAPMNRLVQGDVGSGKTVVGVVALLAAIQSGWQGALMAPTEVLAEQHYRKLVDWFSQLHLPVELLTGSTPAAKRRELLRQLETGELPVLVGTHALIQKPVKFCRLGLAIIDEQHRFGVQQRAALLAKGDRPDVLTMTATPIPRTLTLTLHGDLDVSQIDELPPGRKPVKTTIASPRDRPQIYDLLRREIAQGRQVYIVLPLVEESEKLDLRSAVEEHQRLQEQVFPNLRIGLLHGRMSSGDKDAVIQQFRDRQLDILVSTTVVEVGVDVPNASLMAIEHAERFGLSQLHQLRGRVGRGAAQSYCLLITHSRSENARQRLKVMEQSNDGFFIAEMDLRLRGPGEVLGTRQAGLPDFALASLMEDRDTLELARGAAEKLIAKDPTLEKYANIRQCLKQRYARLLGGAIFT; this comes from the coding sequence GTGGCAGACCTTTCAAAGGATTTCCAGCGAATTCATAAAGCCCTTGCGGTAGAAGCCGACAGCGGCTTCGGCGACCTGCAGGGGCGACAATCTCGCTTTTCAGAATTCTTGAACGACTGGCTAGCCGACGAGCCCCCTCCAGAACTCCAGCTCGACGCAGAAGATCGGCGCAAATGGCAGGACTTGGGGCAGAAATATCGCAGCTATGCCGACCTGCAACTGGGCGATCGCCGACACTTGGTCGCCGAAACCCGCCGCTGGCTCTACCAAGTCAAAAAACAACAGGAACCACCGCCCCCCGCAAAACCAAAACTGCCCTACTTCGGTAAAACCGACCTCTCTCTAGAACAATCCCTGCAATATCTCAAAGGCATCGGTCCCCGTTCCGCCGACAAATTGAATCTATTAGGACTGCAAACGGTGGAGGATGCCCTCTACTATTTCCCCCGCGATCACATCAACTATGCCGCCCAAGCCACCATTCAACAGGCCAACCCTGGCGAAACCATTACGATTGTAGGCACTGTGCGCAGTTGCACCTGCTTTACTAGCCCCAAAAACAAAAGCCTCTCCATCTTTAACCTGAAAGTAGCTGACAGCAGTGGCCTGATGCTGCTGAATCGCTTCTTTGCCGGCAAACAATTTGCCAATCGCGGCTGGCAAGAAAAAATGATGCGCCAATATCCCCGTGGGGCGATCGTGGCAGCCAGCGGCTTGGTGAAAAAAGGGAAATACGGACTTACCCTAGACAATCCCGAAATCGAAGTTCTAGCCGATGAATCCACCGACATCAAATCCCTCAAAATTGGCAAAATTTTACCCGTCTATCCCCTCACCGAAGGCATCGGTGCCGATCTCGTCCGTAGGGCCGTCCACGCCTCTATCCCGGCAGTTGCCCTGCTTCGCGATCCTCTCCCCCTCAAACTGCGGCAATCGTTAGACCTATTGGAATTGCAGCAGGCGATCGCCAATATCCACTTCCCCACCAGCTCGGATGTCCTCATCCAAGCCCGCCGCCGCTTAGTCTTCGACGAATTCTTTTACCTGCAGCTCGGTCTCCTGCTGCGGCGGGAACGCAACCGCGCCCAAGAATTAGCCACCCCTCGCTACACCCCCCAAGAAGGCGAACTGATCGATCGCTTTTACAACCTGCTCCCCTTCGACCTCACTGGAGCGCAGCAGCGGGTGGTAACCGAGATTCTGGCGGACCTGCGCGCGCCTGCGCCGATGAACCGGTTAGTGCAGGGGGATGTGGGCTCCGGGAAAACGGTGGTGGGGGTGGTGGCGCTGCTGGCAGCGATTCAGTCGGGCTGGCAGGGAGCACTCATGGCCCCCACAGAGGTCTTGGCAGAGCAGCACTATCGCAAGTTGGTGGACTGGTTCAGTCAGTTGCACCTCCCCGTCGAACTCCTGACCGGCTCCACACCTGCGGCAAAGCGGCGAGAACTCTTGCGGCAGTTGGAGACAGGAGAATTACCAGTGCTGGTGGGCACCCACGCGTTGATTCAGAAGCCCGTCAAATTTTGTCGGCTAGGGCTAGCGATTATTGACGAGCAGCATCGGTTTGGGGTGCAGCAGCGGGCGGCACTGCTGGCCAAAGGCGATCGCCCTGACGTACTGACGATGACGGCAACGCCAATCCCTCGCACCCTGACCCTCACTTTGCACGGCGATTTAGATGTCAGCCAGATTGACGAGCTGCCGCCGGGACGCAAGCCAGTCAAGACCACCATTGCCTCCCCCCGCGATCGCCCTCAGATCTACGATCTCCTGCGGCGCGAAATTGCTCAGGGGCGGCAAGTCTATATCGTCTTGCCCTTGGTGGAAGAGTCGGAAAAACTGGATCTGCGCTCGGCGGTGGAGGAGCACCAGCGCTTGCAGGAGCAGGTGTTTCCCAATCTGCGCATCGGCCTGTTACACGGGCGCATGTCCTCAGGGGATAAAGATGCCGTCATTCAGCAATTTCGCGATCGCCAGTTAGATATTCTCGTGTCTACCACGGTGGTCGAGGTGGGGGTGGATGTGCCGAATGCGTCGTTAATGGCGATCGAGCATGCGGAACGATTTGGCTTGTCGCAACTGCATCAGTTGCGGGGGCGCGTGGGTCGGGGGGCAGCGCAGTCCTATTGCCTGTTGATTACCCACTCGCGATCGGAGAATGCGCGACAGCGACTGAAGGTGATGGAGCAGTCGAACGATGGGTTCTTTATTGCCGAGATGGATTTGCGCTTGCGCGGTCCGGGGGAGGTGTTGGGGACGCGGCAGGCGGGGTTGCCGGATTTTGCTCTGGCGAGCTTGATGGAGGATCGAGATACGTTGGAGTTGGCGCGGGGGGCGGCGGAGAAGCTGATTGCCAAAGATCCGACGTTGGAGAAGTATGCCAATATTCGTCAGTGTTTGAAACAACGATACGCGCGGCTGTTGGGAGGGGCGATTTTTACTTGA
- a CDS encoding alkaline phosphatase PhoX: MVTIGEIIPGTTGALNSSTAGDYQPVGILDGVGAIRFDDNTVRAFTNHELLDFEGVEYTITQGTADTSDDFTLVGGRISYFDINIEDLGIEDAGIAYNTIIDANGDVATENTAENPIFDPIFAEPGNPDGGTRLVEGFARFCSGGLSEAEQFGSGRGLADDVYFAGEEVGGFFNNVGGANWALDVATGEIYQLPFLARGSWENTSEIDTGTTTHVAFILADDQSPFDFDGDGETESPPYYLYVGEKNPDSDDFLEQNGLTGGDLYVWVPDANLDEDDSNDIVNALQFRNAGTTASGAWVKIDNDNLDADGNINPLSQDLEGALNDFDQFGFPTQGNLFAQAEAVGAFQLSRPEDLATNPNNPTEIVQAVTGVDNFAIDPETGDGADTFGALYTLDTDFSGFDFTTGTGSITAVHTVIYDGDEDPNRSLRSPDNLDWGDDGFIYVQEDEAEEDTLATGEVLFGQGAVNPNEASIVRVEPNAAPEVAAVGGNVEAIAIVDRSQILDPSVPDPTTAVDEDFEFGPDDGIPSDNDFVVVDPNGNTIVLNAGEWETSGIVDVSSLFDEVAGSIFLFDVQAHGLADQDDVNLEQGDLSALTDDNLSEGGQLSLLINTNLIQVGTSGDDILRGTADGDSIRGLAGDDIIKGRGGDDKLFGADGDDFLKGDSGNDTLWGGAGDDDLKAGQGDDDLQGGGGNDDLFGRAGDDTLVGGEGDDDLFGGGGADTLEGGSGSDDLRGGGGADTLYGGEGDDDLIGGGGADFIAGGSGSDDLFGNGGADTLMGGGGSDRLNGGGGNDTADFSDIPVGVTVDLAAGTAFYEPAPDVLITDTLRSIENLTGTVFNDNLAGDARANILNGVGGADALTGGAGGDTFVLGDESGAFYAEAGTADVAELTDFATGEDRIQLSGSLSDYAFFSLGSGPATAIALDDGNGSFDFLGDELVAFVGNGFELTDLAFV, encoded by the coding sequence TTGGTAACTATTGGTGAAATTATCCCTGGCACAACCGGTGCATTAAACAGCTCTACTGCTGGTGACTACCAACCTGTCGGTATTTTAGATGGTGTTGGTGCTATTCGTTTTGATGATAATACTGTACGGGCTTTTACCAACCACGAATTGCTAGATTTTGAGGGAGTCGAGTACACCATTACTCAAGGTACGGCCGACACTAGTGATGACTTTACACTGGTCGGTGGTCGTATCTCCTACTTCGACATCAACATCGAAGACCTTGGGATTGAAGATGCAGGGATCGCCTACAACACAATCATCGATGCTAATGGTGATGTGGCTACTGAGAACACCGCTGAGAATCCCATCTTCGATCCGATCTTTGCAGAGCCCGGTAACCCTGATGGCGGTACTCGACTGGTTGAAGGCTTTGCTCGTTTCTGCTCTGGGGGTTTGAGTGAGGCCGAGCAGTTTGGCTCCGGTCGCGGTTTGGCAGACGATGTCTACTTTGCTGGTGAAGAAGTTGGCGGCTTCTTCAATAACGTGGGTGGTGCCAACTGGGCTTTAGATGTTGCAACTGGAGAGATTTACCAGCTTCCTTTCTTGGCTCGGGGCTCCTGGGAAAACACCTCCGAAATTGATACAGGTACAACCACTCACGTTGCTTTCATTCTGGCTGATGACCAGTCTCCCTTTGACTTCGATGGCGATGGTGAAACCGAAAGTCCTCCGTATTACCTCTATGTCGGTGAGAAGAATCCTGATTCTGATGACTTCCTGGAGCAGAACGGTCTGACCGGTGGCGATCTCTACGTTTGGGTGCCTGATGCTAACCTCGATGAAGATGACAGCAATGATATTGTCAATGCACTCCAGTTTCGCAATGCAGGTACCACCGCATCGGGTGCCTGGGTAAAAATTGACAACGATAACCTCGATGCAGACGGCAACATTAATCCTCTATCTCAGGATTTAGAGGGTGCCCTGAATGATTTTGACCAGTTTGGTTTCCCTACCCAGGGTAACTTGTTTGCTCAAGCCGAAGCAGTTGGTGCTTTCCAACTCTCTCGCCCTGAGGATCTTGCAACTAATCCCAATAATCCTACTGAGATTGTTCAGGCCGTAACTGGTGTCGATAACTTTGCGATCGATCCTGAAACTGGTGATGGTGCAGATACCTTCGGTGCCTTGTATACTCTTGACACCGATTTTTCTGGCTTCGACTTCACCACAGGCACGGGTTCCATCACTGCCGTTCATACTGTAATCTACGATGGCGATGAAGATCCCAACCGTAGCCTCCGTAGCCCTGACAACCTAGATTGGGGTGATGATGGCTTCATCTACGTTCAAGAAGATGAAGCAGAAGAAGATACCCTGGCAACCGGTGAAGTTCTGTTTGGTCAGGGTGCCGTTAATCCTAACGAAGCCAGTATCGTTCGAGTCGAGCCCAATGCTGCTCCTGAGGTGGCCGCTGTCGGTGGTAATGTCGAGGCCATTGCGATCGTCGATCGCAGCCAAATCCTCGATCCCTCCGTTCCCGACCCCACCACAGCTGTGGACGAGGACTTCGAGTTCGGTCCTGACGACGGCATCCCCAGTGACAACGACTTTGTTGTCGTCGATCCCAATGGCAACACGATTGTTCTGAATGCAGGCGAGTGGGAAACCTCCGGGATTGTGGACGTTTCCAGCTTGTTTGACGAAGTGGCTGGCTCGATCTTCCTGTTCGACGTCCAAGCCCACGGTCTAGCCGACCAAGATGATGTCAACCTCGAACAAGGCGATCTCTCTGCCCTCACGGATGACAACCTGTCTGAAGGGGGGCAGTTGTCCCTGCTCATTAACACCAACTTAATTCAAGTGGGCACCAGCGGGGATGACATCCTGCGAGGAACCGCCGATGGCGATTCCATTCGCGGCTTAGCTGGCGACGACATTATTAAGGGCCGAGGCGGCGATGACAAACTCTTTGGAGCTGACGGCGACGACTTCCTCAAAGGTGACTCGGGCAACGATACCCTCTGGGGCGGTGCTGGCGATGACGATCTCAAAGCTGGCCAAGGCGATGACGACCTCCAAGGGGGAGGTGGCAATGACGACCTCTTCGGTCGCGCTGGCGATGACACCCTGGTTGGCGGTGAGGGAGATGATGACCTCTTCGGTGGCGGCGGTGCCGACACCCTCGAAGGGGGCAGCGGCAGCGACGACCTCAGAGGGGGCGGTGGTGCTGACACTCTGTATGGGGGCGAAGGGGATGACGATCTCATCGGTGGCGGCGGCGCCGACTTCATTGCTGGGGGCAGCGGTAGCGACGATCTCTTCGGTAACGGCGGTGCTGACACCCTCATGGGGGGCGGTGGCTCCGATCGCCTGAATGGCGGCGGCGGCAACGATACGGCTGATTTCAGCGACATTCCCGTTGGAGTCACGGTAGATCTGGCTGCTGGCACTGCCTTTTACGAGCCTGCACCCGATGTACTGATTACGGATACTTTGAGAAGTATTGAAAATCTCACGGGCACTGTCTTCAATGACAATCTCGCGGGCGATGCTCGTGCCAATATCCTCAACGGAGTTGGCGGGGCCGATGCCTTAACGGGCGGTGCTGGCGGAGATACCTTTGTCTTAGGCGACGAGTCAGGGGCGTTCTACGCTGAGGCTGGGACTGCTGATGTGGCCGAACTGACAGATTTTGCGACGGGTGAAGATCGCATTCAGCTCTCGGGCAGTCTGAGCGATTACGCCTTCTTTAGCTTGGGTAGCGGTCCTGCCACGGCTATTGCGCTCGATGATGGCAATGGCAGCTTTGACTTCCTGGGCGACGAACTCGTTGCCTTTGTGGGCAATGGATTTGAGCTGACTGACTTGGCTTTTGTCTGA
- a CDS encoding ABC transporter ATP-binding protein, with amino-acid sequence MNATSPARRPALRRLLAYAHRYRSQVRLASTCSVLNKIFDLAPPVLIGAAINVVVEREDSFIAGWGITSVFQQLLLLSLVTLIVWGLESAFEYAYARLWRNLAQHIQHDLRLDAYAHLQKLEMAFFEQRSTGGLMAILNDDINQLERFLNGEANEVIQVVTTVIVVGIAFFIATPSVAWMAMLPMPFILWGSLIFQRKLAPLYADVREKVSVLSARLANNLGGMMTIKSFTAEAYELDRLRSESDAYRTSNRRAIAVSAAFVPLIRIVILVGFTATLLGGGLQAASGRLDVGVYSTLVFITQRLLWPLTRLGQTLDEYRRAVASTTRVLDLLDTPIAIHAGRQPLPTADVRGEVQLEKLTFAYRDRAPVLENLSLHIPAGQTIAIVGPTGSGKSTLVKLLLRLYEIDSGRITLDGTDLRQLNLKDLRRAIGLVSQDVFLFHGTVAENIRYGSFDATLAEVVAAAQLAEAHEFVEQLPQGYDTIVGERGQKLSGGQRQRLAIARAILKDPPILILDEATSAVDNETEAAIQRSLDKISRGRTVIAIAHRLSTIRKADCIYLMHKGQLVEQGRHEELVDRGGMYASLWHVQLGLES; translated from the coding sequence ATGAACGCAACCTCGCCCGCTCGCCGTCCCGCTCTACGACGGTTACTCGCTTACGCCCATCGCTACCGATCGCAAGTGCGGCTGGCTTCCACCTGCTCGGTCCTCAATAAAATCTTCGATCTGGCCCCGCCCGTCCTCATCGGTGCCGCCATTAACGTTGTGGTGGAGCGAGAAGATTCCTTCATTGCTGGCTGGGGCATTACCTCTGTTTTCCAGCAATTATTGTTGCTGTCGTTGGTCACCCTTATCGTCTGGGGCTTGGAATCTGCGTTTGAATATGCCTATGCTCGCCTGTGGCGCAATCTCGCCCAACACATCCAACACGACCTGCGGCTAGACGCCTATGCCCACCTGCAAAAGCTGGAGATGGCGTTTTTCGAGCAGCGCAGTACGGGGGGCTTGATGGCCATCTTGAACGATGACATCAATCAGCTAGAGCGGTTTTTGAATGGGGAAGCCAACGAGGTGATTCAAGTGGTTACCACCGTCATTGTGGTGGGGATTGCCTTTTTCATTGCCACGCCATCGGTGGCTTGGATGGCCATGTTGCCCATGCCGTTCATTCTGTGGGGATCGCTCATCTTTCAGCGCAAACTGGCTCCGCTGTATGCAGATGTGCGGGAGAAGGTCAGTGTGCTGAGTGCTCGGCTGGCCAATAATTTGGGCGGCATGATGACGATCAAAAGTTTTACCGCCGAAGCCTACGAGCTCGATCGCCTCCGCAGTGAAAGTGATGCCTATCGCACCAGCAACCGCAGGGCGATCGCCGTGAGTGCCGCCTTCGTCCCCCTCATCCGCATTGTCATTTTGGTCGGCTTTACCGCCACATTGCTAGGTGGAGGGCTGCAGGCAGCTAGCGGCAGATTGGATGTGGGGGTCTACAGCACGCTGGTCTTTATCACCCAACGCCTGCTTTGGCCTCTGACTCGCCTGGGCCAAACGTTAGACGAGTATCGTCGAGCGGTGGCTTCCACGACGCGAGTGCTCGATCTACTCGATACCCCCATTGCCATTCACGCGGGTCGCCAACCGCTCCCCACGGCAGATGTACGCGGAGAAGTGCAGTTAGAAAAGCTGACCTTTGCCTATCGCGATCGCGCCCCTGTTTTAGAGAATCTCTCCCTCCACATTCCCGCCGGACAAACCATTGCAATAGTCGGTCCCACAGGCTCGGGTAAAAGTACCCTCGTCAAGTTGCTATTGCGGCTGTACGAAATCGACAGCGGCCGTATTACGTTAGACGGCACCGACCTGCGCCAACTCAACCTCAAAGACTTGCGCCGAGCAATTGGGCTGGTGAGCCAAGACGTATTTCTCTTTCACGGCACGGTCGCTGAAAACATTCGCTACGGCAGTTTTGATGCCACTTTGGCGGAGGTTGTCGCTGCTGCTCAACTGGCTGAAGCCCACGAGTTTGTCGAGCAGTTGCCACAGGGTTACGACACAATTGTGGGGGAGCGGGGCCAAAAGCTTTCCGGCGGTCAGCGGCAGCGATTGGCGATCGCCCGCGCCATTCTCAAAGATCCACCTATTCTTATCCTGGATGAGGCCACTTCGGCGGTGGATAACGAAACGGAGGCGGCGATTCAGCGATCGCTGGATAAAATCTCTCGGGGACGGACGGTGATTGCGATCGCCCACCGCCTATCTACCATCCGCAAGGCCGATTGCATTTACCTCATGCATAAAGGCCAGCTCGTCGAGCAGGGCCGCCACGAAGAACTGGTCGATCGAGGGGGCATGTATGCCAGTCTTTGGCACGTTCAGCTCGGTCTGGAGAGTTAA
- a CDS encoding Spy/CpxP family protein refolding chaperone, producing the protein MNRILIVSGLVAVAIATSLAPAFAGRQRRGELFEQLNLTPEQQTEVEALRAEHQEQRQDILTPEQQAIAEAALTEGRSPREFVSELDLSDEQRQQLQELRQASREDFRAILTPEQQAQFDELHSRRRGRRF; encoded by the coding sequence GTGAACAGAATTTTAATTGTCAGCGGTTTAGTCGCAGTGGCGATCGCCACCAGCCTCGCCCCTGCCTTTGCAGGCCGCCAGCGCCGAGGAGAGTTATTCGAACAACTCAATCTCACCCCCGAGCAACAGACGGAGGTGGAAGCATTGCGCGCCGAGCATCAGGAACAGCGGCAAGACATTCTCACTCCAGAACAACAGGCGATCGCCGAAGCCGCCCTGACAGAGGGGCGATCGCCCAGAGAGTTTGTCTCCGAACTCGATTTATCTGACGAACAACGCCAACAACTGCAAGAGCTGCGTCAAGCTAGTCGGGAGGATTTTCGAGCCATTTTGACCCCCGAGCAGCAGGCTCAATTCGATGAATTGCACTCCCGCCGTCGAGGTCGCAGGTTCTAG